A window from Myxosarcina sp. GI1 encodes these proteins:
- a CDS encoding relaxase/mobilization nuclease domain-containing protein encodes MIGKASRSRSFNQTLSYVLNPQKKPQIVFANLAEAYLDTQSLVTAFTNHAALPSSTNKTQKPVYHLSLSPAIEDSLTCEDWHELSRAIIKTLKLERHQAISVMHCDTFFPNSDRPRPHIHIVANVVGDDGKCANFFTIITASKVA; translated from the coding sequence GTGATCGGCAAAGCCAGTAGATCGAGGAGTTTTAACCAAACTCTGTCTTATGTTTTAAATCCCCAAAAAAAACCGCAAATAGTCTTCGCCAATTTAGCAGAAGCTTATTTAGATACTCAATCTTTAGTCACAGCATTTACCAATCATGCAGCATTACCAAGTTCTACCAATAAAACCCAAAAACCCGTCTATCATTTATCACTCTCACCAGCGATTGAAGATTCTCTCACTTGCGAAGATTGGCACGAACTATCACGAGCCATTATTAAAACCTTAAAGCTCGAACGACATCAGGCGATCTCTGTAATGCACTGCGATACTTTTTTTCCCAATAGCGATCGCCCTCGCCCACACATTCATATAGTTGCAAATGTAGTAGGAGACGACGGTAAATGCGCTAATTTTTTTACGATTATCACCGCATCGAAAGTTGCTTGA
- a CDS encoding Arc family DNA-binding protein, with protein sequence MDDSDIVELKLRVPRELKEQLKQIARQRQTSLNSLGILLLNEWLERKPNLFSVLFTPIQMLQVNPVLMAFYREMIAAYSKMQFEMDTTTDSFLQNSTRFIQQAEQFITQLCKGTN encoded by the coding sequence GTGGACGACTCGGACATCGTAGAACTCAAACTGAGAGTTCCTCGCGAACTCAAAGAACAACTCAAGCAGATTGCTAGACAGAGACAAACCAGTTTGAACAGTTTGGGAATACTGCTTCTCAATGAATGGTTGGAGCGTAAGCCAAATCTATTTTCTGTACTATTTACTCCTATTCAAATGCTTCAAGTAAATCCCGTATTAATGGCATTTTACCGCGAAATGATAGCTGCCTACAGCAAGATGCAGTTTGAAATGGATACTACTACAGATAGTTTTTTGCAAAATAGCACTCGCTTTATCCAACAAGCCGAACAGTTTATCACTCAACTTTGTAAAGGAACTAATTAA
- a CDS encoding DUF6753 family protein, translating to MNETPVEELENIADDGYSLAEEILKHQPEEIKNKVRWLIKKSGIREDDPLFLILLACRINHILLENAPNDLENSFELGSQKIVNVFETHIDKLTEFEKKQLDRHSLHALRVSITKVNDAVVKVLKDNGVETKQEGKIPPKVKGMITVAISSAIFLIIGWIFGWSFETAVLGKRNQVNLSNAELAIYKWAMSREGRFAKQILDWNEDLLGQECQKKVGDLGVTIQIGTAKATSGYCWIWTVPPAKRNFSS from the coding sequence ATGAACGAGACACCAGTTGAAGAACTAGAAAATATTGCCGATGATGGTTATAGTTTGGCAGAAGAAATTTTAAAACATCAGCCAGAGGAAATTAAAAATAAGGTTAGATGGCTAATTAAAAAATCTGGAATTCGTGAAGACGATCCGCTTTTTTTAATTCTTTTGGCTTGCAGAATCAATCATATTTTGTTGGAAAATGCTCCTAACGATCTGGAGAACAGTTTTGAGCTAGGTAGTCAAAAAATAGTAAATGTTTTTGAGACACATATTGATAAGCTTACTGAATTTGAGAAAAAGCAGTTAGATCGACATAGTTTACACGCTTTACGTGTTTCGATTACCAAAGTCAACGATGCAGTAGTCAAAGTATTGAAGGATAACGGAGTGGAAACTAAACAGGAGGGTAAAATTCCCCCTAAAGTTAAAGGTATGATTACTGTTGCCATATCGAGCGCAATCTTTTTAATAATAGGATGGATTTTTGGCTGGAGTTTTGAAACAGCAGTTTTAGGCAAGCGCAATCAAGTTAATTTAAGTAATGCCGAACTTGCTATTTATAAATGGGCTATGAGTAGAGAAGGAAGATTTGCCAAACAAATCCTTGATTGGAACGAAGACTTGCTCGGTCAGGAATGCCAAAAAAAGGTTGGCGACCTCGGTGTGACAATTCAAATTGGCACTGCTAAGGCTACTTCTGGTTATTGTTGGATCTGGACGGTTCCTCCTGCAAAAAGAAATTTTTCATCATGA
- a CDS encoding ATP-binding protein gives MNDSNWQQLRLHNLLAIESPLVDRQFLLLEIARFCPEEKIFFWNPGYKELQLVKVDFSSDRLDICATEYVIKPERDLIEFCCTVGANGIFVIEGSGEIDRALSFQLRNAYFKLQSESERDDSFQRKIILVDDRVDIPLEIHPLIPLLKRQVPNIDEIEELIKSYSYALIEPTIVRSCIGLTKGEIEILVKNRQNEESLSMLKNRLLQYKTNKLAGRGLRIVPEPDVIDVGGLDNLKRDLRKIEKLFSPEAFARGLSPPRGCCLWGLPGTGKSLIAKMMSKKIGATLISCDWNQLLDTDLTKSLANLQYVLDLVDSMGACVLFFDEFEKAFAGWNSGANGGILAKMAGKLLTWMQDHTSPSIMLATINHLDMLPPELIRRFEYIWFFPSKLHNGAMWEIFKLHLDKHFPNLHQQFNDAQWRTLFLEYRGCSPAEIAGAVKRAHDEIFFCDRHLQLKTKVLIEELLAERARFKPASSVKSISNALAKILMEADFARLVHGKDTSRFASPPRQLYEAEKLPTTHVTFDDYQSAYNRLVLLDENQEYTYPM, from the coding sequence ATGAACGACTCTAACTGGCAACAGTTGCGGCTTCACAACCTACTGGCAATTGAATCGCCATTAGTCGATCGCCAGTTTTTGCTCTTGGAGATTGCTCGATTTTGCCCTGAAGAAAAAATCTTCTTTTGGAATCCAGGATATAAAGAACTACAGTTAGTAAAAGTTGATTTCTCGTCAGATAGACTAGATATATGCGCTACCGAATATGTAATCAAGCCAGAGCGCGATCTTATTGAGTTTTGTTGTACGGTCGGAGCGAATGGTATTTTTGTTATTGAAGGTAGTGGAGAGATCGATCGCGCTTTAAGTTTTCAACTAAGGAATGCTTATTTTAAACTTCAGTCAGAGAGTGAGAGAGATGATAGTTTTCAACGAAAGATTATTTTAGTAGATGACCGTGTAGATATTCCTTTAGAAATACATCCGTTAATTCCGCTTTTAAAGCGGCAAGTACCAAATATTGATGAGATTGAAGAACTGATAAAGAGTTACAGTTACGCTCTTATCGAACCGACAATTGTTAGAAGTTGTATCGGACTTACTAAGGGAGAAATAGAAATTTTGGTAAAAAATCGCCAAAATGAGGAAAGTTTATCGATGCTCAAGAATAGACTTTTGCAATATAAAACCAATAAGTTAGCGGGAAGAGGATTGAGAATTGTCCCCGAACCCGATGTCATAGATGTAGGAGGGTTAGATAATTTAAAACGGGATTTAAGAAAAATAGAAAAGCTGTTTTCACCCGAAGCATTTGCTAGAGGATTGAGTCCGCCAAGAGGATGTTGTCTTTGGGGTTTGCCTGGAACGGGTAAATCTCTAATCGCTAAAATGATGAGTAAGAAAATTGGTGCAACGTTGATTTCTTGTGATTGGAATCAGTTGCTAGATACAGATTTAACTAAATCTCTGGCTAATTTGCAGTATGTTTTAGATTTAGTCGATAGTATGGGCGCGTGTGTCTTGTTTTTTGATGAATTCGAGAAAGCTTTTGCTGGCTGGAATTCAGGGGCAAATGGAGGAATACTCGCGAAAATGGCGGGAAAACTTCTGACTTGGATGCAGGACCATACATCTCCAAGTATCATGTTGGCGACAATCAATCATTTAGATATGTTACCTCCAGAATTGATTCGTCGATTTGAATATATTTGGTTTTTTCCTTCCAAGTTGCATAATGGAGCGATGTGGGAAATATTTAAGCTGCATCTCGATAAACATTTTCCCAATTTACACCAGCAATTTAACGACGCGCAGTGGCGGACTTTATTTCTTGAGTATCGAGGCTGTTCGCCCGCTGAAATAGCAGGAGCAGTCAAACGCGCTCACGATGAGATTTTTTTCTGCGATCGCCATTTACAACTAAAAACTAAGGTTTTGATTGAGGAATTGCTAGCAGAAAGAGCGAGATTCAAACCAGCTAGTAGTGTTAAATCTATTAGTAACGCTCTAGCAAAAATCTTGATGGAGGCTGATTTTGCTAGACTCGTTCATGGCAAAGATACCAGCCGTTTTGCTAGTCCACCCAGACAACTATACGAAGCAGAAAAGTTGCCAACTACACACGTTACTTTCGATGACTATCAAAGCGCATACAACAGACTGGTACTCTTGGATGAAAATCAAGAATATACCTATCCAATGTAA
- the tnpA gene encoding IS200/IS605 family transposase: MQKLSGGTVYDLSVHLVLVTKYRRKVINLAMLKRLQVIFAETCQKWDCELKEFNGEDNHCHLLIAINPKAQISALANNLKTVSSRRIRKEFPARCAQFYQKPVFWKIGYFVSSTGGANLETVKQYIQQQDTPA, from the coding sequence ATGCAAAAACTCAGTGGTGGAACAGTTTATGACTTATCTGTACATTTAGTCCTAGTGACTAAATACCGCAGGAAAGTGATTAATTTAGCTATGTTGAAACGTTTACAAGTGATATTTGCCGAAACTTGCCAGAAGTGGGACTGTGAACTAAAAGAGTTTAACGGTGAAGATAATCACTGTCATTTATTAATTGCTATCAATCCCAAGGCTCAAATTAGTGCCTTAGCTAATAATCTTAAAACTGTTAGTTCTAGGCGGATTAGAAAAGAGTTTCCCGCTCGATGCGCTCAATTTTATCAAAAACCTGTATTTTGGAAGATTGGTTATTTTGTCTCTTCTACTGGTGGTGCCAATCTGGAAACTGTGAAGCAATACATTCAACAGCAAGATACTCCTGCCTAA
- a CDS encoding RNA-guided endonuclease TnpB family protein produces MQVTYRFKLYPSLKQVSRLIQWQNKIRSLLNVCLADRIDSYQDTFMQGEFCNLRSRGVASPLACSIHKSASLGEYWKENNPSKRRGDKSKLFNPRRSAYEIHSSFATSWRQTKPWYQDVNSDVLQQGLRNQNKAFGNFFSGRANFPRFKRTRDIGLEFKPGTVRIQENKIKFPSLGWMKFALSREISNNWSIRTVTITREIDIWYVSVLLKDETIPDYSQKSATELNTIIGCDVGINKIAAFSNGEIETNPRIGERFERRLKIRQRRLSRKKKGSNNRQKAGIAVAKVHRDIRRCRQDFQWKLGKKIAAMGDIIAFEALNIQGMKKRCKPKFCSQTGKYLSNNQKSKSQLNKAISDAAWYSLRQKTQHQAAKLGTWVIEVNPRGSSQECCKCHYISPKNRDKEKFVCENCGHYDDADLNAGNILAQRGKEKLGIDTLTVVSRKVTTEPELTGASGNRKNISSAMVDESGNPALFVQLKLFSDWEWNTG; encoded by the coding sequence ATGCAAGTTACATATCGCTTTAAACTATACCCTTCACTTAAGCAAGTAAGTAGATTAATTCAGTGGCAAAATAAAATACGCTCACTGCTCAATGTCTGTTTGGCAGATAGAATTGACAGCTATCAAGATACTTTTATGCAGGGGGAGTTTTGCAACTTACGAAGCCGAGGAGTCGCTTCGCCTCTAGCTTGCTCAATTCATAAATCGGCTTCTCTGGGAGAATATTGGAAAGAAAATAATCCCTCCAAAAGACGTGGAGATAAAAGTAAACTTTTTAATCCTCGTCGCTCCGCATACGAAATACATTCCTCTTTTGCGACTAGTTGGCGACAGACTAAACCTTGGTATCAAGATGTTAATTCTGATGTTTTACAGCAGGGACTGAGAAACCAAAACAAAGCCTTTGGAAATTTCTTTTCAGGTCGAGCTAATTTTCCTCGATTCAAACGCACTCGCGATATTGGTCTTGAGTTTAAACCAGGCACAGTGAGAATCCAAGAGAACAAAATTAAGTTTCCTAGTCTGGGCTGGATGAAGTTTGCACTTTCTAGAGAAATTAGTAATAATTGGTCAATTAGAACAGTTACAATCACCAGGGAAATTGATATTTGGTACGTATCAGTACTGCTCAAAGACGAAACTATTCCTGATTATTCTCAAAAATCCGCAACCGAACTAAATACTATTATCGGTTGTGATGTTGGTATTAACAAAATAGCTGCTTTTAGTAATGGAGAAATAGAAACTAATCCTAGAATAGGCGAGCGTTTTGAACGCCGATTGAAAATTAGACAAAGACGTTTATCACGCAAGAAAAAAGGCAGTAATAATCGTCAAAAAGCAGGTATAGCTGTAGCCAAAGTTCATCGCGATATTCGTCGTTGTCGTCAAGATTTTCAGTGGAAGTTAGGAAAAAAAATAGCTGCAATGGGCGACATAATTGCTTTTGAAGCTTTAAACATTCAGGGCATGAAAAAAAGATGTAAGCCAAAATTTTGTTCTCAAACGGGCAAATATTTATCCAACAATCAAAAAAGCAAATCTCAACTCAACAAAGCAATTAGCGATGCTGCTTGGTATTCCTTACGCCAGAAAACTCAACATCAAGCAGCTAAATTAGGTACTTGGGTTATAGAGGTCAATCCCCGTGGCTCATCTCAAGAATGCTGCAAATGTCACTATATAAGTCCTAAAAATAGGGATAAAGAAAAGTTTGTTTGTGAAAACTGCGGTCACTACGACGACGCAGATTTAAACGCAGGGAACATATTAGCCCAACGTGGCAAAGAAAAGCTTGGTATAGATACCCTAACGGTGGTCAGCCGTAAAGTTACGACCGAACCTGAATTAACAGGAGCTTCTGGTAACAGAAAGAATATATCATCTGCGATGGTGGATGAGTCTGGTAATCCCGCGCTTTTCGTACAGCTTAAATTGTTTAGCGATTGGGAATGGAATACAGGATAA
- a CDS encoding DUF932 domain-containing protein — MKSGKSLVELAQELERQSEAKKDYVAETTALKLKEDSSLVLEGEDAEETLKVTPHTHGQIASRVNIPLKYYKRMLFQQPELLATNVNTWFNEQPERRMIRTLDGTARAYLSDRYRRLDNYELAETILPILTEMGEGMKILSTEITETRMYLKVVNRRLEAEVSKGDVVQAGIAISNSEIGLGSLRVEPLIYRLVCTNGCILQDYSTKKYHVGKRVESEADVYQLYADDTLKADDKAFFLKVRDTVRAAIDQTKFETIVNKMRDAKERKIEGSPVKAVEVLANKFTYNQDEQSGILTHLIQGGDLSAYGLMNAVTRTSQDLADYDRATEFERDGDRVLNLAPATWKQLATVK; from the coding sequence ATGAAATCAGGTAAAAGTCTTGTAGAGTTAGCCCAAGAATTGGAAAGACAATCAGAAGCTAAAAAAGATTATGTTGCCGAAACAACCGCACTGAAGTTAAAAGAAGATTCCAGCTTAGTTTTAGAAGGAGAAGATGCAGAAGAAACTTTAAAGGTTACTCCTCATACTCACGGACAAATCGCTTCACGGGTGAACATACCTCTTAAATACTACAAGAGAATGCTTTTTCAACAACCAGAACTATTGGCAACTAATGTCAACACTTGGTTTAACGAACAACCAGAACGGAGAATGATTCGTACTTTAGATGGTACTGCTAGAGCCTACCTCAGCGATCGCTATCGTAGACTTGACAACTACGAATTGGCTGAAACTATTTTGCCGATATTGACTGAAATGGGCGAAGGAATGAAAATTCTTTCCACCGAAATCACTGAAACTCGGATGTATCTTAAGGTCGTCAACCGAAGACTTGAAGCCGAGGTTAGTAAAGGCGATGTAGTCCAGGCGGGAATTGCTATTAGCAACTCAGAAATTGGTTTGGGTTCTTTGAGAGTCGAACCACTAATATATAGGTTAGTTTGTACTAACGGGTGCATTTTACAAGATTACAGCACTAAGAAATACCATGTTGGCAAAAGAGTTGAATCTGAAGCTGATGTATATCAGCTATATGCCGATGATACTCTTAAAGCTGATGATAAAGCGTTTTTCCTCAAAGTTCGCGATACAGTTCGTGCGGCGATCGACCAAACTAAATTTGAAACAATAGTCAACAAAATGCGCGATGCCAAAGAACGCAAAATTGAAGGCAGTCCCGTTAAAGCCGTCGAGGTTCTAGCCAATAAGTTTACCTACAACCAGGACGAACAATCGGGCATACTTACTCATCTCATTCAAGGTGGTGATTTGTCAGCTTATGGACTGATGAATGCTGTGACCCGCACTTCCCAGGATTTAGCCGACTACGATCGCGCAACCGAGTTCGAGCGAGATGGGGATCGAGTGTTGAATCTCGCACCTGCAACCTGGAAACAGTTGGCGACCGTTAAGTAA
- a CDS encoding pentapeptide repeat-containing protein gives MTKTDRLPAKPIAEKLLPKLIKKIRIVNELNQEEFGQILEPPVTQSTVARWEKGEQNPDTIQFPKLAYLLDLSLEQFHQLHKSNCLSNLKDLSIQKKFLVPNRQHYRLLKRGAKVWNKWREKNPDIIPQLAGAKLETLALDGMNLDKADLRGVELRNLSCRNSFYRSANLQGAFISEVDFSNSQFRGANFSHGEICKSYFNQTDLKKANFEGVRASNIQMKNATCTEASFINANLDNVRVFGTLFRNTKFDGVRSSNIYICDCEDELPINDIKLAELTYLKRYASSQFEYFLQSLTLEKKLLDLANKLVDKFGNYNFANAVSEFCSEPNELHPSATIKIRKTKDLLIVKFDSQPASNSNGRTEIAEPKIILRKIGDVIESNFTATEVNESEKIAKLTQQIQSENVSKFIPIALKLIDLQGSKFCSNNYKLEKIDNSIILSSVAKIEVELMRVQIGSESNKIIRANLTKSCLTHFQEILLELLT, from the coding sequence ATGACAAAAACAGATCGCTTACCTGCAAAACCGATAGCAGAAAAATTACTTCCAAAATTAATTAAAAAAATCAGAATCGTCAACGAACTCAACCAGGAAGAGTTCGGGCAAATTTTGGAGCCTCCAGTAACTCAATCGACGGTTGCCCGTTGGGAAAAAGGAGAACAAAATCCAGATACTATTCAATTTCCGAAACTAGCTTATCTTTTAGATTTGTCACTAGAACAATTTCACCAGTTGCACAAATCTAACTGCCTTTCAAATTTAAAGGATTTGTCCATACAGAAAAAATTTCTCGTACCAAATCGCCAGCATTATAGACTTTTAAAGCGGGGAGCAAAAGTTTGGAATAAATGGCGAGAGAAAAATCCAGATATCATCCCGCAACTAGCTGGAGCGAAGTTAGAAACTCTCGCTCTCGACGGCATGAATTTGGACAAAGCCGATTTGAGAGGTGTTGAGTTGAGAAATTTGTCTTGTCGCAATTCTTTTTATAGATCTGCCAATCTACAAGGGGCTTTTATAAGCGAAGTAGATTTTTCCAATTCCCAATTTAGAGGGGCTAACTTTTCTCATGGCGAAATTTGTAAAAGTTACTTTAATCAAACCGATTTAAAGAAAGCTAATTTCGAGGGAGTCAGAGCGAGCAACATTCAGATGAAAAATGCCACTTGTACTGAAGCTTCGTTTATCAATGCCAACTTAGACAACGTTCGCGTTTTTGGAACATTATTCAGAAATACCAAATTCGACGGAGTTAGATCGAGTAATATTTATATTTGTGACTGCGAAGACGAACTACCCATAAATGATATTAAGCTTGCAGAGTTAACATATTTGAAACGTTACGCTTCTTCGCAATTCGAGTATTTTTTGCAGAGTTTGACATTAGAGAAAAAACTTTTAGATTTGGCAAATAAACTTGTAGATAAATTTGGAAACTATAATTTTGCTAATGCAGTATCAGAATTTTGTAGCGAACCGAACGAGCTTCATCCTTCTGCCACTATTAAAATTCGTAAAACTAAAGATTTGCTAATTGTAAAATTCGATTCGCAACCTGCTAGTAATTCCAACGGTCGAACAGAGATAGCCGAACCAAAAATAATTCTCAGAAAAATTGGTGATGTTATTGAGAGTAACTTTACTGCTACTGAAGTAAACGAGAGTGAAAAAATAGCTAAGTTAACTCAACAAATACAATCAGAAAATGTTAGCAAATTTATTCCTATTGCTCTAAAACTTATCGATTTGCAGGGCAGTAAATTTTGCAGCAATAATTACAAACTTGAAAAGATCGACAACAGCATTATTCTCTCATCAGTTGCCAAAATTGAAGTAGAATTAATGAGAGTTCAGATAGGAAGTGAGTCGAACAAAATTATCAGAGCTAATTTAACCAAGTCTTGTCTAACGCACTTTCAAGAAATACTGCTCGAATTATTAACTTAA
- a CDS encoding helix-turn-helix transcriptional regulator, with product MATPHLQLRPEDCSSLGLLILEQIEKHKLTFSEIAASIGISRAALRSICLKNNNITPGKKTVPRLAKALSISESHLCYLIYEEKVKQMYPNSEYLAISTLDAIERMVEIFSTRLENNFPQTSTTQYELYSHAFKSITKFD from the coding sequence GTGGCTACTCCTCACTTGCAACTTCGTCCCGAAGATTGTTCTTCGCTAGGTTTGTTAATCCTAGAGCAGATCGAGAAACATAAACTCACCTTTTCTGAGATAGCAGCAAGCATAGGTATCTCTCGCGCTGCCTTAAGATCTATCTGCCTGAAAAACAATAACATCACCCCAGGAAAAAAAACCGTTCCTCGTTTAGCTAAAGCTCTATCTATCTCTGAAAGCCACCTGTGTTACCTAATTTACGAAGAAAAGGTAAAACAGATGTACCCTAATAGTGAATATTTGGCAATTTCGACTCTCGATGCGATCGAGCGGATGGTAGAGATATTTTCTACAAGATTAGAAAATAATTTTCCCCAAACGTCAACTACTCAATACGAACTATACTCCCACGCCTTTAAGTCTATTACTAAGTTTGATTGA
- a CDS encoding IS4 family transposase, whose amino-acid sequence MLQSYRTIQIEKLAALMPIPIKYESRRRHLQRFLILPQLNPKCVWFPIIKKWLKINQTKKRVCYVAIDRTRWQERNLFVASLIKNKRAIPLNWMLLDKKGNSNLREQKRLLKSTLKLLKGYEVIVIGDREFGNVNLADWLSSQCCQYVLRTKSSKYIQLDNQNYQQLLFFGSKLGKSFYIEQVKFTKQPNMARTNLAFYWSNLTKSKTNNEGWYLINNLSSLQQTIKAYKKRMGIEAMFKDCKSGGYNLEKCQGSDKRLLSLILLIAIAYTCAITKGQTISFKRIKEYVCRLQENQRRVKRHSNFWIGLYGSLWVNNFQFCHHWVEKLIRLTPNKLPFYQQGLKAKTLILASL is encoded by the coding sequence ATGTTACAAAGCTATAGAACAATCCAAATTGAAAAACTAGCTGCCCTGATGCCAATACCAATCAAATACGAAAGTCGCCGTCGGCATCTTCAAAGATTTTTGATTTTACCACAGTTAAACCCTAAATGTGTATGGTTTCCCATAATTAAGAAATGGCTAAAAATCAATCAAACAAAGAAAAGAGTTTGCTACGTAGCTATTGACAGGACAAGATGGCAAGAACGGAATTTATTTGTAGCTAGCTTAATCAAAAATAAACGGGCGATTCCTTTAAATTGGATGTTATTAGATAAAAAAGGAAATAGTAATCTTAGAGAACAAAAAAGACTACTCAAATCAACTCTAAAATTATTAAAAGGATATGAAGTAATTGTTATAGGAGATAGAGAATTTGGCAATGTCAACCTTGCCGATTGGCTCTCTTCGCAGTGCTGTCAGTACGTTTTAAGAACTAAAAGCAGTAAATATATCCAGCTAGATAATCAAAATTATCAACAGTTATTATTTTTCGGGAGCAAATTAGGAAAATCATTTTATATAGAACAAGTTAAATTTACTAAACAACCCAACATGGCTAGAACAAATCTTGCTTTTTATTGGAGTAATCTGACTAAATCTAAAACTAATAATGAAGGATGGTACTTAATCAATAACCTCTCCAGTTTGCAGCAGACCATCAAAGCTTATAAGAAAAGGATGGGCATTGAAGCTATGTTCAAAGATTGTAAATCAGGTGGGTACAATTTAGAGAAATGTCAAGGCAGCGATAAGCGTTTATTATCTCTGATTTTACTGATAGCAATTGCTTACACTTGTGCCATTACAAAAGGACAAACAATCTCTTTTAAACGAATTAAAGAATACGTATGTCGTTTGCAAGAAAATCAAAGAAGAGTTAAAAGGCATAGTAATTTTTGGATAGGTTTGTATGGTAGTTTATGGGTTAATAACTTTCAATTTTGTCATCATTGGGTTGAAAAGTTAATAAGACTTACTCCCAACAAGCTACCTTTTTATCAACAGGGTCTCAAAGCTAAAACTCTTATCCTTGCTTCACTCTAA
- a CDS encoding SH3 domain-containing protein: MKFKPTLKIVIFSAFIAFNLVDIREAKSQLKQVNLEGCNNIYNYPVAGNVMGKEFGSPINVREEPNVSSKVIYSASSGDAISITEVFENNNDGYCWYKVSFQSQNNGWVRGDLISIFMDDHH, translated from the coding sequence ATGAAATTCAAGCCTACTTTAAAAATAGTAATTTTCAGTGCTTTTATAGCGTTTAATTTGGTAGATATTAGAGAAGCAAAATCCCAATTAAAACAAGTTAATTTAGAGGGTTGCAATAATATTTACAATTATCCAGTTGCAGGAAACGTGATGGGTAAAGAGTTTGGTTCGCCAATTAACGTGCGTGAAGAACCGAATGTTTCATCAAAAGTAATTTATTCTGCTAGTAGTGGGGATGCCATCAGTATTACTGAAGTTTTTGAAAACAATAATGATGGATATTGTTGGTACAAAGTAAGCTTTCAATCACAGAATAACGGTTGGGTAAGAGGAGATCTTATAAGTATCTTTATGGACGATCATCATTAA